The segment CTTGAGCTAAAACTTTAATTCGTCCCTTAACAGTTGATACTAGATTTGATCGTAATAAAACTTGAGCATTAATTACTGCTCCATCTTTGAAATGACGATTAAGTTGAGATAAGGTAATTGGCTGAGCTTTTGATTGATATGAAGTAAAGCCTCGTTTTTTTGGAATACTTAACATCTGTTTTTTCATACCCAAACGCTTTAAACCACTAACACCCGAACGTGATTTTTGGCCTTTTAAACCTCGAGTACTATATGTACCATGCCCAGACGCATTACCACGCCCCACACGCTTGCGAGTTTTATTGCTTTTAATTGTTTTAAGATTTGAGAGTGAAAGTGACATATGCAATAGTTAAAAGTGGAAAGTTATAAGGTTTATAATATTGTAAAACAAGAATGTATAATCTATTTAGTTTCTACTGGTTCTGCTTTAACTACTTCTTCTTTATTCTTATCAGTAACTGGTTGCTTTTTTGGAGTTCGTAATGATTTCAAGGCTTCAATAACACATTTGGCATTATTAACCTTATTATTAGTTCCTAGAATTTTACTAGTTACATTGTTGACTCCCGTTAATTCCAAAATAGTACGAACAATACCTCCTCCTATAATACCACGTCCAACGGCTGCTGGCTTTAGTAAGACATGAGCAGCCCCAAACCATTGATCAACGGAGTGAGGAATAGTTTGATTTACCATTGGCACAGTTACCATATCTTTTTTTGCTTGATTTACAGCCTTTGCTACAGCTAAGGTAACGTCTGCACCCTTTGCTAGACCAATGGCTACTTTACCTTTCTTATCACCAATAGCTACACAGGCACGAAAACGCATACGCTTTCCTCCGGCCATAACACGGGTTACTCGAGCGATATCAACAATTCTTTGTTCAAATTCATCAGCTGGTTTTTCTTCATGACGACCACCGCCACGACGTGGACCACGACCAGCTCCACCCCCACCGCCTCGACGTGATCGATTATCACGACCAGCGCCACGAGAAGAAGTCTGACCTTGATCAGAATTTGCTTGACTGCTTGTTGTTATTTCTTGTTCATTCATACGTTTCAAAATTAAAATTGCAGCCCGCCTTCACGAGCACCATCAGCGGCCGCCTTAATACGACCAGTATATCTATTTCCTCCACGATCAAAGACCACACTTGAAATTTTCTTAGCAATTGCTTTTTCAGCCAGTAATTTTCCAAGAGCAGCTGCTGCCTCAACTTTTTTCACAGTACCTTTAAGTTCTCGAGTATGAGCACTGACAATTGTCACACCTGTTTCATCATTAATTAATTGAAGATATAAACTTGTGTTTGACTTTGAAACATTTAATCGTGGACGAGCTGAAGTTCCAGAAATCTGTTTACGAATTCTTCGTTGTCGTCGAACTTTTGTAATTTTAGCTTGTTGTTTATTCATATATATATCTTATGCGCTCTTGGCAGCAGTTTTACCAGCTTTGCGACGAACCTGTTCGCCAACATAACGGATTCCTTTTCCTTTATATGGTTCTGGTTTTTTTAAACGTCGAATCTGAGCAGCTGTTTCACCAACAAGTTGTTTATCAATGCTTGTCAAAGTTATAATATTACCTTCAATGGCTGCCACAACTCCCGTTGGCATTTCAAAATTAACAGGGTGTGAAAAACCTAAACTTAAATTAATGGCTTTTCCGCCTCCAGCAACTTTATATCCAACTCCCTGAATTTCTAATTTTTTTTCATAACCTTGGCTAACACCAATAACCATATTCTTTATTAGACTATAAAACAATCCCCACATTGCACGTTCTTTTTTATTATCTGGATTCGCCACTGAGACTTTAATATCTTCAGGCGTTAAGGAAACAGTAACTTGATTATGGACAGCCTGATGTAGCTCGCCTTTAGACGACTTAATCGTTAATATATTGTTAGCCAAAACAGCAGTAGTGCCGGATGGTAATTCAATTGGTAGTTTTCCTAGACGTGACATACTGGTATAATTAGTAAATTTCGCAAATAACTTCCCCGCCCAAATTTCGCTTTCTGGCTTCGCGGTTAGTCATTAAGCCTTGTGAAGTTGAAAGAATTGCAATTCCTAGATTGTTTAACACTCGAGGTAATTCATCTTTGCCAACATAGACACGTCGGCTTGATTTACTAATACGAGTAAGAGAAGCAATTTTTGGTTTGCCATCAGGCTTATATTTCAAAACTATTTTAAGTTCATCAAAACCATCCTTGCCTTCATGAGGAATAACTTCAGCTTTAGTTACCCAACCATTTTCTTCAAGTAACTTGGCAATATTAAATTTAAGCTTGCTCATTGGCAAAACAATCTCCGCCTTTTGAACAGCGGCAGCGTTTCTGATTCTTGAGAGCATGTCTGCTATTGGATCCATCATATAATTATATTGCTTACCAGCTGGACTTAGTAACTCCAGGCATATCAGTATTATTAGCTAATTCTCGAAAACAAATACGGCACAAATCAAAGTCACGCATATAGCCATGGTTTCTACCACAACGCCAACAACGTCGGACTTTTCGGGAGCTAAATTTTGGTGCTCGTTTTGCTTTTGCGATTAATGCTTTTCTTGCCATATTGATAGCCTAATTATCTTTCTTAAAAGGAAATCCCAATAATTGGAATAATTCCAAACCTTCTTTTGCATTTTTTGCGGTTGTTGTGATATTAACTTCTAGACCATGGATATTATCAACTTCATCAGCTTTAATTTCTGGAAAAGCAATATGCTCCTTAAAACCAATTGATAGATTTCCAGTTTTATCCATTTTCTTTGGATCAACACCTCGAAAGTCTCTAACCCGAGGAAACGTAACTTTAATCAGTTTTTCTAAAAAGTCATACATTCTTTGACCACGTAAAGTGACAGCTACACCAATAGTTGTACCTTCACGAAGTTTAAATGCTGAAATTGATTTTTTAGCTTTTGCCATAATTGGCTTTTGACCAGTAATACGGGCAATGTTATGAGCAACTGCTTCCAGTTGACCTTTATCTTTAGTTAGACGCCCAACTCCGACATTCAAAGAAATTTTTGTAATTCTTGGAATGGCTAAGTCGTTTGCATAACCAAACTTTTCTTTCAAAGCTGGTTTTACTATTTTTTGGTATTGTTCTTTAAGTTTCATATTAGTCAATTGCTACTTTACATTTAGTGCAGACACGAACTTTTGTGCCCTTTTTACCACCTTCACCTTTAATCAATAAATGGCTAATACGAGTCGGTTTGTTACACTTTGGACAAACTAACATTATATTAGAAAGGTTTAAAGGAGCTGCAAATTCAACTCGTTGACCCTTTTCACCATTTTTTCGTGGTCGTAAATGTTTAATCAGTAAATTAATGCCTTCAACGCTAGCGCGCCCAGTCTCAGTAAAGATCTGAATAACCTTTCCTGTTTTGCC is part of the Candidatus Falkowbacteria bacterium genome and harbors:
- the rplF gene encoding 50S ribosomal protein L6, with product MSRLGKLPIELPSGTTAVLANNILTIKSSKGELHQAVHNQVTVSLTPEDIKVSVANPDNKKERAMWGLFYSLIKNMVIGVSQGYEKKLEIQGVGYKVAGGGKAINLSLGFSHPVNFEMPTGVVAAIEGNIITLTSIDKQLVGETAAQIRRLKKPEPYKGKGIRYVGEQVRRKAGKTAAKSA
- a CDS encoding 50S ribosomal protein L24, with translation MNIKKNDQVKIIAGKDKGKTGKVIQIFTETGRASVEGINLLIKHLRPRKNGEKGQRVEFAAPLNLSNIMLVCPKCNKPTRISHLLIKGEGGKKGTKVRVCTKCKVAID
- a CDS encoding 50S ribosomal protein L15 codes for the protein MSLSLSNLKTIKSNKTRKRVGRGNASGHGTYSTRGLKGQKSRSGVSGLKRLGMKKQMLSIPKKRGFTSYQSKAQPITLSQLNRHFKDGAVINAQVLLRSNLVSTVKGRIKVLAQGTLTIKNLKLSGLLFSAGAREQIEKNGGIIS
- a CDS encoding type Z 30S ribosomal protein S14, which codes for MARKALIAKAKRAPKFSSRKVRRCWRCGRNHGYMRDFDLCRICFRELANNTDMPGVTKSSW
- the rplE gene encoding 50S ribosomal protein L5, producing the protein MKLKEQYQKIVKPALKEKFGYANDLAIPRITKISLNVGVGRLTKDKGQLEAVAHNIARITGQKPIMAKAKKSISAFKLREGTTIGVAVTLRGQRMYDFLEKLIKVTFPRVRDFRGVDPKKMDKTGNLSIGFKEHIAFPEIKADEVDNIHGLEVNITTTAKNAKEGLELFQLLGFPFKKDN
- a CDS encoding 50S ribosomal protein L18; translation: MNKQQAKITKVRRQRRIRKQISGTSARPRLNVSKSNTSLYLQLINDETGVTIVSAHTRELKGTVKKVEAAAALGKLLAEKAIAKKISSVVFDRGGNRYTGRIKAAADGAREGGLQF
- the rpsH gene encoding 30S ribosomal protein S8, which encodes MMDPIADMLSRIRNAAAVQKAEIVLPMSKLKFNIAKLLEENGWVTKAEVIPHEGKDGFDELKIVLKYKPDGKPKIASLTRISKSSRRVYVGKDELPRVLNNLGIAILSTSQGLMTNREARKRNLGGEVICEIY
- the rpsE gene encoding 30S ribosomal protein S5, translated to MNEQEITTSSQANSDQGQTSSRGAGRDNRSRRGGGGGAGRGPRRGGGRHEEKPADEFEQRIVDIARVTRVMAGGKRMRFRACVAIGDKKGKVAIGLAKGADVTLAVAKAVNQAKKDMVTVPMVNQTIPHSVDQWFGAAHVLLKPAAVGRGIIGGGIVRTILELTGVNNVTSKILGTNNKVNNAKCVIEALKSLRTPKKQPVTDKNKEEVVKAEPVETK